The following proteins come from a genomic window of Alosa alosa isolate M-15738 ecotype Scorff River chromosome 2, AALO_Geno_1.1, whole genome shotgun sequence:
- the pgk1 gene encoding phosphoglycerate kinase 1, translating to MSLSNKLTLDKVDVKGKRVIMRVDFNVPMKDKNITNNQRIKAAVPSIKHCLDHGAKAVVLMSHLGRPDGNPMPEKFSLEPVAAELKTLLGKDVKFLKDCVGPDVEAACANPADGSVILLENLRFHVAEEGKGKDASGNKTKASQEQIDSFRASLSKLGDVYINDAFGTAHRAHSSMVGVNLPQKAAGFLMKKELDYFAMALEKPQRPFLAILGGAKVKDKIQLINNMLDQVDEMIIGGGMAFTFLKVLNNMEIGTSLYDDEGAKIVKDLMAKAEKNKVKINLPTDFITADKFDEKATTGTATVDKGIPAGWMGLDCGPASSKVFGEAVGRAKQIVWNGPVGVFEWDTFANGTKNLMDKVVEVTKSGCVTIIGGGDTATCCAKWGTEDKVSHVSTGGGASLELLEGKVLPGVDALSSV from the exons ATGTCTCTGTCAAATAAACTCACTTTGGATAAGGTGGACGTGAAGGGCAAGCGTGTCATCATGAG GGTTGATTTCAACGTCCCCATGAAGGACAAGAACATCACCAACAACCAGAG GATCAAAGCTGCCGTTCCCTCCATCAAGCACTGCCTGGACCACGGAGCCAAAGCAGTGGTTCTGATGAGCCATCTGGGCAGGCCTGATGGAAACCCCATGCCTGAGAAGTTCTCCCTGGAGCCAGTGGCTGCTGAGCTGAAGACATTGCTGGGCAA GGATGTCAAGTTCCTCAAGGACTGCGTTGGCCCTGATGTCGAGGCGGCTTGTGCAAATCCTGCTGATGGTTCCGTTATCCTGCTGGAGAACCTGCGGTTCCACGTAGCAGAGGAGGGCAAGGGCAAGGACGCCTCTGGAAACAAG ACCAAAGCATCTCAGGAGCAGATCGATTCCTTCAGAGCCTCCCTGTCCAAGCTGGGGGATGTTTACATCAACGATGCTTTCGGCacagcacacagagcacacag CTCAATGGTGGGTGTGAACCTGCCCCAGAAGGCTGCTGGCTTTCTCATGAAGAAGGAGTTGGACTACTTTGCCATGGCACTGGAGAAACCCCAAAGGCCTTTCCTGGCCATCCTTGGAGG tgCTAAGGTCAAAGATAAGATTCAGCTGATCAACAACATGCTGGACCAAGTCGATGAGATGATCATTGGTGGTGGTATGGCCTTCACCTTCCTGAAGGTCCTCAACAACATGGAG ATTGGAACTTCCCTGTATGATGATGAGGGTGCCAAGATTGTCAAGGACCTGATGGCAAAGGCTGAGAAGAACAAAGTGAAGATCAACCTCCCCACAGACTTTATCACTGCTGATAAATTTGATGAGAAAGCAACCACAGGCACGGCCACAGTGGACAAAGGCATTCCTGCCGGCTGGATG GGTCTGGACTGTGGACCTGCGAGCTCAAAGGTGTTTGGAGAGGCAGTGGGCAGAGCCAAGCAGATCGTGTGGAATGGCCCtgtgggtgtgtttgagtgGGACACCTTTGCCAATGGAACCAAGAACCTGATGGACAAGGTGGTGGAGGTGACAAAATCTGGCTGTGTCACCATCATCG GTGGAGGGGACACGGCTACTTGCTGTGCCAAGTGGGGCACTGAGGACAAGGTCAGCCACGTGAGCACAGGGGGTGGAGCCAGCCTTGAGCTTCTGGAGG GTAAAGTGCTTCCCGGTGTGGATGCCCTGAGCAGTGTGTAA